A section of the Aminiphilus circumscriptus DSM 16581 genome encodes:
- a CDS encoding metallopeptidase family protein has translation MTLDAFTEMAHRVVDEIPPVLCRGLSGGFLVVPQRMTDQGYLVLAHYVSEGSLGSRVVFYYGSFREMLAGEPPEVWEEELRETAWHEIRHHVENLAGVDDLGMEDDLQVEEWKRAAREASASPEAPSRKRRGFGMRRQ, from the coding sequence GTGACACTCGACGCGTTCACGGAGATGGCCCATCGCGTGGTGGATGAAATTCCCCCGGTGCTCTGTCGGGGGCTCTCGGGAGGCTTTCTCGTCGTGCCCCAGAGAATGACCGACCAGGGGTATCTCGTGTTGGCTCACTATGTGTCCGAGGGATCCCTCGGAAGCCGTGTCGTTTTCTACTATGGTTCTTTTCGGGAGATGCTCGCCGGAGAACCGCCTGAGGTGTGGGAGGAGGAACTGCGGGAGACCGCCTGGCACGAGATCCGTCATCACGTGGAGAATCTTGCCGGTGTGGACGATCTCGGCATGGAGGATGACCTGCAGGTGGAAGAATGGAAACGCGCCGCCCGTGAAGCGTCTGCGTCGCCCGAAGCGCCATCCCGGAAACGGAGAGGTTTCGGAATGCGCCGGCAGTGA
- a CDS encoding methylated-DNA--[protein]-cysteine S-methyltransferase: MRDTARGGKRVSTASSEAMCGNGHGTELFYESPLGVLEIRGCVEGVTFLGFSGSAPEGVPEKRGAALEGVWRNGGDALLRGKGLLACLERCAQELDEYFDGTRRSFSVPLCLAGTPFQRSVWNVLRRIPYGETFSYQDVARAVGNERALRAVGGANNRNPVGILVPCHRVIGKDGRLVGYGGGLWRKEWLLAHERSHAEKVRP; this comes from the coding sequence ATGAGGGATACTGCACGTGGTGGAAAGCGCGTTTCGACGGCGTCTTCGGAGGCCATGTGCGGGAACGGGCATGGCACGGAGCTGTTTTACGAGTCCCCTCTGGGGGTGCTCGAGATACGGGGATGTGTCGAGGGAGTGACCTTCCTCGGATTTTCCGGAAGCGCTCCGGAGGGCGTGCCGGAGAAGAGAGGTGCCGCCCTGGAGGGCGTGTGGCGGAATGGAGGAGATGCTCTGCTGCGGGGGAAAGGGCTTCTCGCCTGTTTGGAACGCTGCGCGCAGGAGCTCGACGAATACTTCGACGGAACGCGACGGAGCTTTTCGGTTCCGCTGTGCCTGGCGGGGACACCCTTTCAGCGCAGCGTCTGGAACGTTCTGAGGCGTATTCCCTACGGAGAGACCTTTTCATACCAGGACGTGGCCCGGGCCGTGGGAAACGAGCGGGCACTCCGGGCCGTCGGAGGAGCGAACAATCGCAATCCCGTGGGCATTCTCGTCCCCTGCCATCGGGTGATCGGCAAGGACGGTCGGCTCGTCGGATACGGTGGTGGACTCTGGCGCAAGGAGTGGCTTCTCGCCCACGAAAGGTCCCACGCGGAGAAGGTGCGGCCATGA
- a CDS encoding Fur family transcriptional regulator — MTDDMVRERVEAYLQLLRERGCRLTEQRRIIIETLLENAEASVSVRDLAAKVHEKDASVGFATVYRTLLILEEMDILHQTNLGEGFSRFVLSEKGVHVHVRCRVCGAVTRLEQEDAKEKILEEWVAEKGFSLVPQSVQLAGICEECRRAGRREEDASPGPAFCDRAGPMRPFCRRRRFRGEFA; from the coding sequence ATGACGGACGACATGGTCCGCGAGAGGGTGGAAGCGTACCTTCAACTGCTCCGGGAGCGTGGGTGCCGCCTCACCGAACAGCGCCGCATCATCATCGAGACGCTTCTTGAAAACGCCGAGGCCTCGGTGAGTGTCCGGGATCTCGCCGCGAAGGTTCACGAGAAGGATGCTTCCGTCGGTTTCGCGACGGTGTACCGCACGCTCCTGATCCTGGAGGAAATGGACATTCTGCATCAGACGAACCTGGGGGAGGGGTTCTCCCGCTTCGTTCTCTCCGAGAAGGGGGTACATGTTCATGTGCGGTGCCGTGTCTGCGGTGCCGTGACACGACTGGAGCAGGAGGACGCGAAGGAGAAAATCCTGGAGGAATGGGTCGCCGAAAAGGGATTCTCCCTTGTCCCGCAAAGTGTGCAGCTCGCCGGAATCTGCGAGGAATGCCGGCGAGCCGGACGACGTGAGGAAGACGCGTCGCCCGGCCCCGCTTTTTGTGATCGTGCCGGGCCGATGCGCCCTTTCTGCCGGCGAAGGCGTTTCAGGGGCGAGTTTGCATAA
- a CDS encoding NifB/NifX family molybdenum-iron cluster-binding protein has product MIAVSAEEAHASSDVSSRFARAPFVLLFSDEGVFSEALVGEGGVDSGAGGTMVRKLAERGVTDVLLPQVGPKAGAALAAAGMHAWGLFGDAWSAERAVRAFLAGELREMPL; this is encoded by the coding sequence ATGATCGCCGTTTCCGCAGAGGAAGCCCATGCATCGAGCGACGTTTCTTCCCGGTTTGCGCGCGCTCCCTTCGTGTTGCTTTTCTCCGACGAGGGGGTCTTTTCCGAAGCCCTTGTCGGCGAAGGAGGAGTCGATTCGGGCGCCGGAGGCACCATGGTACGGAAGCTCGCCGAGCGGGGAGTGACCGACGTGCTCCTGCCCCAGGTCGGTCCGAAGGCCGGGGCCGCACTCGCGGCGGCGGGTATGCATGCGTGGGGGCTTTTCGGCGACGCGTGGAGCGCCGAGAGGGCCGTCCGGGCGTTTCTCGCGGGAGAACTGCGGGAGATGCCGCTGTAG
- a CDS encoding Mrp/NBP35 family ATP-binding protein: protein MSDSVASSCSGCPEAATCNETPETCSLPPKKEKGSVRRLVAVGSGKGGVGKSSVTALLAVALAKEGKKVGILDADVTGPSIPKLLGIRALPEGSPLGMVPPRSPELGICVMSVNLLLEDPAKPVIWRGPLVGNLVRQFWEDVFWGELDVLLVDLPPGTSDAPLTVMQSLPLDGMLVVTSPQELSLMVVEKAMHMTKMLNVPLLGMVENLSFAECPKCKERIELFGPSHLDAFAKKWNVPVLGCLPWDPFISRLGDKGRLEEYADLAQGDSLDALATTFREILQLA from the coding sequence ATGTCCGATTCTGTTGCATCGTCCTGTTCCGGTTGCCCTGAGGCGGCGACCTGCAACGAAACACCCGAGACCTGTTCTCTGCCCCCGAAGAAGGAAAAGGGCTCGGTGCGCCGGCTCGTTGCCGTGGGGAGCGGCAAGGGAGGCGTGGGCAAGAGTTCCGTCACGGCACTCCTTGCCGTGGCGCTGGCGAAAGAGGGGAAGAAGGTGGGGATTCTCGACGCGGACGTCACCGGTCCCTCCATTCCGAAACTCCTCGGGATACGGGCTCTTCCGGAAGGTTCACCGCTGGGCATGGTCCCTCCCCGGTCGCCGGAGCTTGGCATTTGCGTCATGTCGGTGAACCTCCTCCTGGAGGATCCCGCAAAACCTGTGATATGGCGCGGTCCTCTGGTGGGAAATCTCGTGCGCCAGTTCTGGGAGGACGTTTTCTGGGGCGAGCTGGATGTCCTCCTCGTGGATCTTCCTCCCGGGACGTCCGATGCGCCCCTTACGGTCATGCAGAGTCTTCCGCTGGATGGCATGCTCGTGGTGACCTCTCCTCAGGAGCTTTCTCTCATGGTCGTGGAGAAGGCCATGCACATGACGAAAATGCTGAACGTGCCGCTTCTCGGCATGGTGGAGAACCTCTCCTTCGCGGAATGTCCGAAGTGCAAGGAGCGCATCGAACTCTTCGGCCCCAGCCATCTCGACGCGTTTGCAAAAAAATGGAACGTTCCCGTTCTCGGGTGTCTTCCCTGGGATCCTTTCATTTCCCGCCTGGGAGACAAGGGCCGGCTGGAGGAGTACGCCGATCTCGCCCAGGGAGATTCTCTCGATGCTCTGGCGACGACCTTCCGGGAGATACTGCAGCTCGCCTGA
- a CDS encoding DUF5320 domain-containing protein — protein sequence MPGRNGTGPRGMGPATGWGCGPCGMGFRRGFCRGGAFRAQGGWGGGMPLSQWVPSSEVERNALEQEAEYLEQRLNQVRSRMASYGKTEE from the coding sequence ATGCCGGGACGCAACGGAACAGGTCCACGCGGAATGGGGCCGGCCACGGGGTGGGGGTGTGGACCCTGCGGTATGGGATTTCGGAGAGGATTCTGCAGAGGAGGAGCCTTTCGGGCCCAAGGCGGTTGGGGTGGTGGTATGCCACTGTCCCAGTGGGTGCCTTCTTCCGAGGTGGAACGCAACGCCTTGGAGCAGGAGGCGGAATACCTGGAGCAACGCTTGAACCAGGTGCGGAGCCGTATGGCGAGTTACGGGAAAACGGAGGAATGA
- a CDS encoding NifB/NifX family molybdenum-iron cluster-binding protein, producing the protein MTSKVAFATEGGLVSAHFGHAPVFLVVTIEDGRVLSREEHPNPGHVPGALPKWLASLGATCVVAGGMGEQARRLFEASGIRVVVGASGNVEQVLETYLSGTLSGTESFCSGSGTCGDHSHHAS; encoded by the coding sequence ATGACGTCGAAGGTGGCTTTCGCGACTGAGGGGGGACTGGTGTCGGCTCATTTCGGACATGCCCCGGTTTTTCTGGTGGTGACCATCGAGGATGGTCGCGTTCTTTCCCGAGAGGAGCACCCCAATCCCGGGCATGTGCCGGGTGCCCTGCCCAAGTGGCTTGCGAGTCTCGGAGCGACCTGTGTTGTCGCGGGAGGCATGGGAGAGCAGGCGCGTCGTCTTTTCGAGGCGAGCGGCATCCGGGTTGTCGTGGGTGCTTCGGGGAATGTGGAGCAGGTGCTCGAGACGTATCTCTCGGGAACGCTTTCCGGAACGGAAAGTTTCTGCAGCGGCAGTGGCACCTGTGGGGACCATTCCCATCACGCTTCCTGA
- a CDS encoding 4Fe-4S binding protein: protein MPFRLAVASGKGGTGKSCVAASLILAAEDRVLAVDADVECPNLGGLLDWEKRESAPVRIPRPQVDPDRCDGCGACADACRFSAMLVFGKGPARVNDLCHGCGACALVCPKGAIFEEGVPVGWMTRGRGRGRDVLEGRLSVGQANPVPVLEELLAVAVGEGRDLVVDCPPGTSCSLVAALHLCSEALFVTECTPFGAADLSLALDVAEALQKPAMVVLNRSDLGDGGAEELCRRRNIPVVARFPFSRAVAEAYASGIPPYLVDEAWRSAMGALWTELKERSR, encoded by the coding sequence GTGCCCTTTCGTCTCGCCGTCGCCAGTGGCAAGGGTGGAACAGGCAAGAGCTGTGTCGCCGCGTCGTTGATCCTCGCTGCGGAGGATCGGGTTCTGGCCGTGGATGCGGACGTGGAGTGTCCCAATCTCGGCGGTCTTCTGGACTGGGAGAAGCGGGAGAGCGCTCCCGTCCGTATTCCCCGTCCCCAGGTCGATCCGGATCGCTGCGACGGGTGTGGCGCCTGTGCCGATGCGTGTCGTTTTTCCGCCATGCTGGTCTTCGGCAAAGGCCCCGCCCGGGTGAACGATCTCTGTCACGGTTGTGGCGCCTGCGCGCTCGTCTGTCCTAAAGGGGCGATTTTCGAGGAAGGCGTTCCCGTGGGGTGGATGACGAGAGGGCGCGGACGGGGCAGGGATGTTCTGGAAGGGCGCCTTTCCGTGGGGCAGGCCAATCCTGTCCCCGTTCTGGAGGAACTGCTCGCCGTGGCGGTTGGTGAAGGGCGTGATCTGGTGGTGGACTGCCCTCCAGGAACGTCCTGTTCGCTCGTGGCGGCCCTGCACTTGTGTTCGGAGGCGCTTTTCGTCACGGAGTGCACTCCCTTCGGCGCGGCGGACCTCTCTCTTGCGCTGGACGTTGCGGAAGCGCTGCAAAAACCCGCCATGGTGGTGCTCAACCGAAGCGACCTCGGGGACGGCGGCGCGGAGGAACTCTGCCGAAGGCGAAACATTCCCGTGGTGGCGCGTTTCCCCTTTTCCCGCGCTGTTGCGGAGGCCTATGCCTCGGGGATTCCTCCCTACCTTGTGGACGAGGCCTGGCGGAGTGCCATGGGTGCTCTCTGGACCGAGCTGAAGGAGCGTTCCCGATGA
- a CDS encoding ATP-binding protein, with amino-acid sequence MSVLREIVFLSGKGGAGKTCITASLGAVLPGAKVFCDADVDAPNLELLLAPEILEEEPFESGLRAEIDPGACTGCGRCEVACRFRAVAVRDGRAQVDAFACEGCGVCALVCPEKAVSFVPVVQGRLFRSRTVLGCFEHARLRPGGANSGKLVQLLRRRARETALREGVSVLLVDGPPGIACPAISSLAGANVALLVTEPTDSARADLLRIAELAGRFRVPFGIVLNKADLSREGAHRTEELCAERHWPLLARFPFVEEIPRCIARREVPVKPLGEELHRLAEGLSLLLTKAAECGTGV; translated from the coding sequence ATGAGTGTCTTGCGGGAGATCGTGTTTCTGAGCGGAAAGGGCGGCGCGGGCAAGACCTGCATCACCGCCTCTCTCGGTGCCGTCCTTCCGGGAGCGAAGGTGTTTTGCGACGCCGACGTGGACGCGCCGAACCTGGAGCTGCTCCTCGCTCCGGAAATTCTTGAGGAGGAGCCCTTCGAGAGCGGTCTTCGCGCGGAAATCGATCCGGGTGCCTGCACAGGCTGCGGCCGATGTGAGGTGGCCTGCCGTTTTCGTGCCGTCGCGGTTCGGGACGGACGTGCCCAGGTGGATGCTTTTGCCTGTGAGGGATGTGGCGTCTGTGCCCTGGTCTGTCCGGAAAAAGCCGTGTCCTTCGTTCCCGTCGTGCAGGGGCGCCTTTTCCGGAGCCGCACCGTTCTCGGATGTTTCGAACATGCCCGTCTCCGGCCCGGAGGGGCCAACTCGGGAAAACTCGTGCAGCTCCTGCGGCGGCGGGCCCGGGAGACGGCGCTTCGAGAAGGCGTCTCGGTGCTCCTCGTGGACGGACCTCCCGGAATCGCCTGTCCTGCCATCTCGTCCCTCGCCGGTGCGAACGTGGCCCTGCTGGTGACGGAACCCACCGATTCGGCCCGAGCCGATCTGCTGCGCATCGCCGAGCTGGCCGGGCGTTTTCGCGTTCCCTTCGGCATTGTTCTCAACAAGGCGGACCTTTCCCGCGAGGGTGCCCACAGGACGGAAGAACTCTGTGCGGAGCGCCACTGGCCGCTTCTTGCTCGGTTTCCCTTTGTTGAAGAAATTCCGCGGTGCATCGCCCGACGAGAGGTCCCGGTAAAACCCTTGGGGGAGGAGCTGCACCGCCTCGCGGAAGGTCTTTCTCTTTTGCTCACCAAAGCGGCGGAGTGCGGAACGGGAGTGTAG
- a CDS encoding MOSC domain-containing protein: protein MNRIVVASVCASARRKDPKSPVEEGLFDAGKGLRNDAHWGFSDRHVSLLREEDVAAAESEAGFPFPPGSLAENLRLRGLPEELPLGALLKGPEETPVLRIRERGKRADEPHSYDYRGWCLLPKVGYFLEVVRGGVLRPGDALRLEETGGSGENR from the coding sequence ATGAACAGGATCGTCGTTGCCAGCGTGTGTGCAAGCGCTCGCCGGAAGGATCCCAAGTCGCCCGTGGAGGAGGGGCTCTTCGACGCGGGCAAGGGGCTGCGAAACGATGCACACTGGGGTTTTTCCGACAGGCATGTGAGCCTTCTCCGGGAGGAGGACGTGGCTGCGGCGGAGTCGGAGGCGGGGTTTCCCTTTCCTCCGGGCAGTCTCGCGGAAAATCTGAGGCTTCGGGGGCTTCCGGAGGAACTCCCGCTCGGAGCGCTTCTCAAAGGCCCCGAGGAAACGCCGGTTCTCCGGATTAGGGAGCGTGGCAAACGAGCGGACGAACCCCATTCTTACGATTACCGGGGGTGGTGTCTACTGCCGAAGGTGGGATATTTTCTCGAAGTCGTCCGAGGCGGTGTGCTGCGCCCCGGAGACGCGCTGCGTCTCGAAGAGACGGGCGGATCCGGAGAAAACCGCTGA
- a CDS encoding diguanylate cyclase — MSELHDRPACVETIHSPRRDSPHRTPGTARTPGPGEYHSCSAPERGDVVPACFALFEASPLPMALADLDLAFSLCNGPFANLLGAASPEAIRGTSVLEFLSPEEHRATAERAERILAGHALCDISCSILRRDGTILPLKVSVSAVPNLEGIPTWFLVAARDISEELRATQALAESESRYRSLFDTMHNGFVLFEFLPGEGGAPDDFRILDANPAFRRLTGQKPQERSNDILFSTFLENRLGDTTLFPHLHELFCGEKGDLARRTHLLFEQMRRVARTGKRISGETPLLGGWRCFAYTLYRPQAGRVALILEDVTERKLLEENNRRLIGQLERDASMDTLTNALNRHRFDKLLSLEMERAREHSRPLSLVMVDLDNFKAINDSRGHLEGDRILVAVSELVQRHIRSSDIFARWGGEEFAVLTPTNASDAGTLAERLRREIASLDAGGGMPVFASFGITQYRRGESASEFLNRADQALYAAKRKGKNRVECLDQSTSR, encoded by the coding sequence ATTTCGGAACTGCACGACAGACCAGCCTGTGTCGAGACGATCCATTCTCCCCGGAGGGATTCGCCGCACCGTACCCCTGGGACGGCACGAACACCAGGACCCGGGGAATACCACTCCTGTTCCGCCCCGGAACGAGGAGATGTTGTTCCTGCCTGCTTCGCACTTTTCGAGGCATCGCCGCTTCCCATGGCTCTCGCCGATCTCGACCTCGCCTTTTCCCTCTGCAACGGCCCTTTCGCGAACCTTCTCGGCGCCGCCTCGCCGGAGGCAATCCGGGGAACGAGCGTCCTGGAATTCCTTTCTCCGGAAGAACACCGCGCTACTGCGGAACGAGCCGAACGCATTCTTGCAGGACATGCGCTTTGCGATATTTCCTGCAGCATTCTCCGTCGGGACGGCACAATCCTCCCTCTGAAGGTCTCCGTCTCCGCCGTGCCGAACCTCGAGGGCATTCCCACGTGGTTTCTGGTCGCCGCGCGGGATATCTCGGAGGAGCTGCGGGCCACGCAGGCCCTCGCCGAGAGCGAGAGCCGTTATCGGTCCCTTTTCGACACCATGCACAACGGCTTCGTCCTCTTCGAGTTCCTCCCGGGCGAAGGCGGCGCTCCCGACGATTTCCGCATTCTCGACGCGAACCCCGCTTTCCGGCGCCTCACCGGGCAGAAACCGCAGGAGAGGAGTAACGACATTCTCTTCTCAACCTTCCTGGAGAACAGACTCGGGGACACCACCCTCTTTCCCCATCTCCACGAACTTTTCTGCGGCGAAAAAGGCGACCTCGCCCGGCGAACGCACCTTCTGTTCGAACAGATGCGGCGCGTCGCACGAACGGGAAAACGGATCTCCGGAGAGACGCCCCTTCTGGGGGGATGGCGCTGTTTTGCCTACACGCTCTATCGCCCCCAGGCAGGACGGGTCGCCCTCATTCTGGAGGATGTGACGGAACGGAAACTTCTGGAGGAAAACAACCGTCGGCTCATCGGTCAGCTCGAACGGGACGCGAGCATGGACACCCTGACGAACGCCCTGAACCGGCATCGTTTCGACAAACTTCTCTCCCTGGAAATGGAGCGTGCGCGAGAGCACAGCCGACCACTCTCTCTGGTCATGGTCGATCTGGACAACTTCAAGGCCATCAACGACAGCCGGGGACACCTGGAGGGAGATCGCATTCTCGTCGCCGTGTCCGAGCTGGTGCAGCGTCACATCCGCTCCTCGGACATTTTCGCCCGGTGGGGCGGAGAGGAATTCGCCGTCCTGACCCCGACAAACGCCTCCGATGCGGGCACCCTGGCGGAACGACTCCGCAGAGAGATCGCCTCGCTGGACGCGGGAGGCGGCATGCCCGTCTTCGCCAGCTTCGGCATCACCCAATACAGACGGGGAGAGAGCGCTTCGGAATTTCTGAACCGAGCCGACCAGGCCCTCTATGCGGCAAAGCGCAAGGGGAAGAACCGGGTGGAGTGCCTCGACCAGAGCACATCCCGGTAA
- a CDS encoding M20/M25/M40 family metallo-hydrolase codes for MLENTRKGIYTLLLDLVRIPSVSASPSGENQLAAFLRNRLAELPYFQEKPQNLFLADLEGDPLRRTSLFAFVEAVPSTPRTVILTGHYDVVDVDVCGALKTWAFDAEEYTRRIGDVPLPEDAARDLASGNYLFGRGVMDMKCGLAIQAALLAEYAADPGKLGVNLLFLAVPDEENNSAGMRLSVSHLVRFARERGLDYLACIDGEPSNAGFCGGKGGGNASRRMYFVGTAGKIMPAFLFLGKEAHVGEYFGGFNATLPASRLVRLLEGNPRFVERLGTEALTPPTCLKLKDLRDIYSVTLPERAAAYFNVMTLSRTPAQVLEEMTALAGQALAEALGQARENAKSFGDEAFRTFTEETLRGGTSERRECLVRTYRDVRALAREIYDRENASAGMSLEAYEEAFLAALPSGMDERDRALALMGEVVNLSGLKGPLAVVGFVPPYYPHRGNLRRSDKEHALLAALAAVATKGREEFGEEITYVEYFGGITDMSFLGFQGEPEALAALAENMPGWGKLYSLPLEDLLRLDVPVANIGPAGKDAHKDTERLELDFSLRVAPELLRCAVEHLGRS; via the coding sequence GTGTTGGAGAACACCCGAAAAGGCATCTACACATTGCTGCTGGATCTCGTGCGGATTCCCAGCGTCTCCGCCTCGCCCTCCGGGGAGAATCAGCTCGCCGCATTTCTCAGGAACCGGCTGGCGGAGCTTCCCTATTTTCAGGAGAAGCCGCAGAACCTCTTTCTCGCGGATCTGGAAGGGGACCCGCTTCGTCGCACGTCGCTCTTCGCCTTCGTGGAGGCCGTTCCCTCAACGCCGCGGACGGTGATTCTCACCGGTCACTACGACGTGGTGGACGTGGACGTCTGCGGAGCGCTCAAAACCTGGGCCTTCGACGCCGAGGAGTACACCCGTCGGATTGGTGACGTTCCCCTTCCGGAGGATGCCGCTCGCGATCTGGCATCGGGGAATTATCTCTTCGGCAGGGGTGTCATGGACATGAAGTGCGGTCTCGCCATCCAGGCTGCTTTGCTGGCGGAGTATGCCGCCGATCCGGGAAAGCTGGGAGTGAACCTGCTCTTCCTCGCCGTTCCCGACGAGGAGAACAACTCCGCGGGCATGCGTCTCTCCGTGTCGCATCTGGTGCGCTTCGCCCGCGAACGAGGGCTCGACTATCTGGCCTGCATCGACGGTGAACCCTCCAACGCGGGGTTCTGCGGCGGCAAGGGAGGCGGGAACGCATCCCGGCGCATGTATTTCGTGGGCACCGCGGGAAAGATCATGCCTGCCTTTCTCTTTCTCGGCAAGGAGGCCCACGTGGGAGAATACTTCGGAGGTTTCAACGCCACTCTTCCCGCGTCCCGTCTCGTGCGGCTTCTCGAGGGAAATCCACGGTTCGTGGAGCGCCTCGGTACCGAGGCGCTCACGCCTCCCACGTGTCTCAAGCTCAAGGATCTTCGGGACATCTACTCCGTCACGCTTCCCGAGCGGGCGGCGGCGTACTTTAACGTCATGACGCTCTCCCGCACGCCAGCGCAGGTTCTGGAGGAGATGACCGCCCTCGCCGGGCAAGCCCTGGCGGAGGCGCTCGGGCAGGCTCGGGAGAACGCGAAATCCTTCGGGGACGAGGCGTTCCGCACCTTTACGGAGGAAACGCTCCGGGGGGGCACTTCGGAAAGGCGGGAGTGCCTGGTTCGGACCTATCGGGACGTGCGGGCCCTGGCAAGGGAAATCTACGACAGGGAAAACGCCTCCGCCGGAATGAGCCTGGAAGCGTATGAAGAGGCGTTTCTCGCCGCTCTTCCTTCCGGAATGGACGAGAGGGACCGGGCGCTGGCCCTCATGGGCGAGGTGGTCAATCTCTCAGGACTCAAGGGGCCGCTGGCGGTGGTCGGCTTCGTGCCCCCCTACTATCCGCATCGGGGCAATCTGCGCCGTTCCGACAAGGAGCACGCTCTTCTCGCCGCTCTCGCTGCGGTGGCGACAAAAGGACGCGAGGAGTTCGGCGAGGAGATCACCTATGTGGAGTATTTCGGTGGCATCACCGACATGAGCTTTCTCGGATTCCAGGGAGAGCCCGAGGCGCTTGCCGCGCTCGCGGAGAACATGCCGGGATGGGGGAAGCTCTACTCGCTTCCTCTGGAGGATCTGCTGCGGCTCGACGTCCCCGTGGCGAACATCGGTCCCGCCGGCAAGGACGCTCACAAGGATACGGAACGGCTGGAACTGGATTTCTCTCTCCGGGTGGCGCCGGAACTTCTGCGCTGCGCCGTGGAGCATCTCGGTCGTTCCTGA
- a CDS encoding Sapep family Mn(2+)-dependent dipeptidase, translating to MTNGNGRMKQVATALDERIDALFPAYLEVLRESLRIPSVKGEPREGAPFGVEVRAALDHALGAAASLGFRTVDVDGMIGYAEYGEGEEMVAVIGHLDVVPEGTGWTVPPFEGVVRDGFLYGRGTGDDKGPIFGALFGLAAIRDLKIPLKRRIRVLFGCDEESGFADVAHYVTKEELPVLGFTPDAEFPLVNAEKGGMNMELLRTFRGDGAIRLLSFLGGSAPNVVPDRAEARLLVPSSEARDILATLTAEASAKGWSLESGTEPATEPDTTVLFLRTRGIAAHGSTPEKGENAVARLLLLLTALPGDGEVARCARDFAAVLGEETDGTSLGVPLEDAVSGKLTVNLGMALWTARGERAGEGVLDLTLNVRHPVTFTADDVVPALRASVERAGFVLENVRGKAAVHFPVESELVRKLQQAYTSKTGLDATPRSMGGGTYAKGLPNVVAFGTRFLDEPELAHQADERISLDRMRLAMKILAEAMVLLAQ from the coding sequence GTGACGAACGGAAACGGCAGAATGAAACAGGTGGCGACGGCGTTGGACGAGCGCATCGACGCGCTCTTTCCCGCCTATCTGGAGGTGCTTCGGGAAAGCCTTCGCATTCCCAGCGTAAAGGGTGAGCCCCGAGAGGGTGCTCCTTTCGGTGTGGAAGTGCGGGCGGCCCTGGATCATGCTCTGGGTGCGGCGGCCTCTCTCGGCTTCCGCACCGTGGATGTGGACGGCATGATCGGCTACGCCGAGTACGGCGAAGGGGAGGAGATGGTGGCGGTCATCGGTCACCTCGATGTGGTGCCCGAGGGAACGGGCTGGACCGTTCCCCCCTTCGAGGGCGTGGTACGGGACGGCTTTCTCTACGGAAGGGGAACCGGCGACGACAAGGGCCCCATCTTCGGTGCTCTCTTCGGCCTGGCGGCCATCCGGGATCTGAAAATACCCCTGAAACGACGCATTCGCGTTCTCTTTGGCTGCGACGAGGAGAGCGGCTTCGCCGACGTGGCCCACTACGTGACGAAGGAGGAGCTTCCGGTGCTCGGCTTCACGCCCGACGCGGAATTTCCCCTGGTGAACGCGGAAAAGGGCGGTATGAACATGGAATTGCTGCGAACCTTCCGCGGGGACGGCGCGATCAGACTCCTCTCTTTTCTCGGCGGCAGCGCGCCCAACGTGGTCCCCGATCGTGCCGAGGCGCGTCTCCTCGTTCCTTCCAGCGAGGCCCGGGATATTCTCGCGACTCTCACCGCCGAGGCCTCCGCGAAGGGATGGAGCCTTGAGAGTGGCACCGAGCCGGCGACGGAACCGGACACGACGGTGCTCTTCCTGCGGACCCGGGGGATTGCGGCGCACGGCAGCACGCCAGAGAAGGGAGAGAACGCCGTAGCCCGCCTGCTGCTGCTCCTGACCGCGCTTCCCGGGGACGGCGAGGTGGCGCGGTGTGCCCGGGACTTCGCCGCCGTTCTCGGTGAGGAGACCGACGGAACCTCTTTGGGGGTTCCTCTCGAGGACGCCGTCTCGGGAAAACTCACGGTGAACCTCGGCATGGCTCTCTGGACTGCCCGGGGCGAGCGCGCCGGCGAAGGCGTGCTCGATCTCACCCTCAATGTGCGCCATCCCGTGACGTTCACCGCCGACGATGTGGTTCCCGCCCTGCGTGCTTCCGTGGAAAGAGCTGGGTTTGTGCTGGAGAACGTGCGGGGAAAGGCGGCGGTGCATTTCCCCGTCGAATCCGAGCTTGTGCGCAAGCTCCAACAGGCCTACACGAGCAAGACCGGCCTCGACGCGACGCCGCGCTCCATGGGCGGCGGGACCTACGCGAAGGGGCTGCCGAACGTGGTGGCCTTCGGAACCCGTTTTCTCGATGAACCGGAACTGGCCCATCAGGCGGACGAACGAATTTCCCTGGACCGCATGCGCCTTGCAATGAAGATTCTCGCCGAGGCCATGGTCCTTCTGGCGCAATAG